A single region of the Garra rufa chromosome 6, GarRuf1.0, whole genome shotgun sequence genome encodes:
- the npy2r gene encoding neuropeptide Y receptor type 2 — protein sequence MLNMDIRTEMNISEDEIQSTNCSTPATIQVEGVLLDGLEDSTKLVGVQVILILAYSTIIVFGMTGNSLVIYVVYKFRNLHTVTNYFIVNLAVADLLVNTLCLPFTLMYTLDGEWKFGQVMCYLLPYAQGLAVHVSTITLNVIALDRYRSIVYHMETKMSKDMCVVVIVITWVASAILASPLAIFREYVTFDLSPEQTIQGCAEKWPGSSTDGTIYSIAMFFLQYGLPLSIISFAYTRIWNKLRNHISPGGGRSDRHQRRQKTTKMLVAVVVVFTISWLPFHAFQLAVDIDNSILEMKDFKLLYTAFHIVAMCSTFANPILYGWMNRNYRRSFMAVFKCGRLNNGMKRVCSRETVREKCTRSKQNTISVAFTQENTLL from the coding sequence ATGCTAAATATGGATATAAGAACTGAAATGAACATATCTGAAGATGAAATTCAGTCCACAAACTGTTCTACACCAGCCACTATCCAAGTTGAAGGTGTCTTACTAGACGGTCTGGAAGACAGTACAAAACTGGTGGGAGTTCAAGTGATCTTGATTTTGGCTTACAGCACCATCATTGTCTTTGGCATGACTGGAAACTCCTTGGTCATATATGTTGTGTACAAGTTTCGAAATTTACACACGGTGACTAACTACTTCATTGTCAACTTGGCTGTAGCAGACTTGTTGGTCAACACGTTGTGTTTACCTTTCACGTTGATGTACACACTCGATGGAGAGTGGAAATTCGGACAGGTGATGTGCTACCTGTTGCCATACGCACAAGGCTTAGCGGTCCACGTTTCGACCATCACACTCAACGTTATAGCTCTGGACAGATACCGTAGCATTGTCTACCACATGGAAACCAAGATGTCAAAAGACATGTGCGTAGTAGTCATTGTTATCACATGGGTGGCAAGCGCAATCCTCGCCAGTCCTTTAGCTATCTTCCGCGAATACGTGACCTTTGACTTATCGCCTGAGCAGACGATTCAGGGTTGCGCCGAGAAGTGGCCTGGAAGTAGCACGGATGGGACCATCTACAGCATCGCCATGTTTTTTCTCCAGTACGGCCTGCCATTGTCTATCATTTCATTTGCATACACTCGGATCTGGAACAAGCTAAGAAATCACATCAGCCCCGGCGGTGGCCGTAGTGACCGTCATCAACGGCGACAGAAGACGACAAAAATGCTGGTGGCCGTAGTTGTGGTCTTCACCATTAGCTGGCTACCCTTTCATGCCTTTCAGCTTGCTGTGGATATTGATAACAGTATATTGGAAATGAAAGACTTCAAATTGCTCTATACGGCTTTCCATATTGTGGCCATGTGCTCCACGTTTGCCAATCCCATCCTCTATGGCTGGATGAACAGAAACTATAGAAGATCTTTTATGGCTGTGTTTAAGTGCGGAAGGTTAAACAATGGAATGAAAAGGGTTTGTAGTAGAGAGACAGTAAGGGAGAAATGTACACGCAGTAAGCAAAATACAATCAGTGTTGCCTTCACACAAGAAAACACATTGCTATGA
- the LOC141336625 gene encoding lecithin retinol acyltransferase, whose translation MIALRLLNFFFITSTLENESEEDRRKKTYNDSLYKRGDLLEVSRTLFKHFGIYLGEGRVAHFIPDILPVFTKEKSIVEQMVTNERLILGVLAKTASVRVDSLADFAFGDQIQVNKTDSMVSVRPLNGEEVARRAEKLIGSFSYSLLWHNCEHYVMYCRYGVAFSFQTFQFCKVIRTTLLSRKMAFLSAIIGVFIMLYLGAVTLLTILPIVVIPFTIWMAS comes from the exons ATGATCGCACTCAGACTGCTTAATTTCTTCTTCATCACCTCAACACTGGAGAATGAATCTGAGGAAGACAGACGGAAGAAAACCTACAACGACTCGCTTTACAAGCGTGGTGACCTTTTGGAGGTATCCAGGActctttttaaacattttggaaTCTACTTAGGTGAGGGTCGCGTTGCTCATTTTATCCCAGACATCCTACCAGTGTTCACTAAAGAGAAGTCCATCGTTGAGCAGATGGTGACCAACGAAAGACTGATTTTGGGAGTTTTGGCCAAAACTGCTAGTGTCCGTGTGGACTCTTTGGCGGATTTTGCATTTGGTGATCAGATTCAGGTCAATAAAACAGACAGTATGGTCAGTGTACGGCCACTGAATGGAGAGGAAGTGGCACGACGGGCTGAGAAGCTGATTGGATCTTTCTCCTACAGCTTACTGTGGCACAACTGCGAACACTATGTCATGTACTGCCGCTATGGTGTTGCATTTAGCTTCCAAACCTTTCAG TTCTGTAAAGTCATAAGGACAACTCTCTTAAGCAGGAAGATGGCCTTCCTGTCAGCTATAATCGGGgt CTTCATCATGTTGTATCTAGGCGCTGTGACACTTCTCACCATCCTCCCCATTGTTGTCATTCCCTTTACCATCTGGATGGCATCTTGA
- the lrata gene encoding lecithin retinol acyltransferase a has translation MLDSLTFLFEKFFLFSNFNIFKCLWQEEPESAVKCPVLRRGDLLEVQRTLFIHYGIYLGDNRVAHLMPDIMPVLTSNKQLIKPVVTNKRLILGCIYRNASIRVDSVEDFAYGAQVMVNDMDVKMKCKALASEEVAKRAEKLVGDIPYSLLWNNCEHFVTYCRYGAPVSQQTEKFCDCLKTIIRDQRSVALTVGMGVMYMLCFGLALSTTLPTILIPFILWMAG, from the exons ATGCTAGACTCGCTGACATTCCTATTTGAGAAATTCTTTCTTTtctcaaactttaacatttttaaatgtctatGGCAGGAGGAGCCGGAGAGTGCGGTGAAATGTCCGGTGCTCAGGAGAGGAGATCTGCTGGAGGTGCAGCGCACTCTTTTTATTCATTACGGCATCTATCTGGGCGACAACAGAGTGGCGCACCTGATGCCTGACATCATGCCAGTATTAACCAGCAACAAACAACTCATTAAACCAGTCGTCACTAACAAAAGACTCATTTTAGGCTGCATTTACAGAAACGCGAGTATCCGTGTGGATTCGGTAGAAGATTTCGCGTATGGAGCTCAAGTTATGGTGAATGACATGGATGTGAAAATGAAGTGTAAGGCACTGGCGAGCGAAGAAGTCGCCAAAAGAGCAGAGAAACTGGTCGGCGACATTCCGTACAGTTTATTATGGAATAACTGCGAACATTTCGTGACGTATTGCAGGTACGGAGCACCTGTGAGTCAGCAGACAGAAAAG TTCTGTGACTGTCTGAAAACCATTATTCGGGACCAGAGAAGTGTGGCCTTAACTGTTGGGATGGGAGTGATGTACATGCTGTGCTTTGGCCTGGCACTTtcaactacattacccacaattcTTATCCCCTTCATTTTGTGGATGGCTGGTTGA